The sequence AAATTCCTTTAAAAATGGTCTGTCCTCTAAAACCTTCTTTTTAAGTTCTGGATCATCCAAGAACTCCACTTCGCCTGCAACCCTCATCATGGTCCCTGTCTGTTCATCTGGCTGCCAGAAACATGCTTCAACCTTTGGATTGGTCTGCATCTGTCCGTACATGTCCTTCACGGATCCTATCTGGAAATAGAATCCAGTTTCATCTGCAAACCAGAACCCAAGGGCTCTAACACGTGGCTGGTCTCCGTCTGCAGTTGCAAGGTAGCAAACTGGTG is a genomic window of Methanobacterium congolense containing:
- a CDS encoding pyridoxamine 5'-phosphate oxidase family protein, which gives rise to MDFEDCIKFANETPVCYLATADGDQPRVRALGFWFADETGFYFQIGSVKDMYGQMQTNPKVEACFWQPDEQTGTMMRVAGEVEFLDDPELKKKVLEDRPFLKEFGMTFDHPGLIIFRITHGEAYFWTMQTNFEPKKMIKF